Proteins from a genomic interval of Rhodothermus marinus:
- a CDS encoding metal-dependent hydrolase family protein yields the protein MRWCIFLLLLGLAAGVQAQPASGRLLVHCGTVIDPGVSPEPISERTIIVRGERIEAVQSGFVTPQEGDQVVDLRRAYCLPGLIDMHTHLSMESRKGGYLDRFQMSPALQALRASVYARRTLMAGFTTVRDVGGNEGIDLALRDAISQGWIVGPRMFVAGKSLAIMGGHADPTNGFREDILGIPTEAEGVVNGVASARRGARLAIKRGADVIKITATGGVLSIARDGSSPQFFEDEIRAIVEVARDFGLKVAAHAHGDEGMQRAIRAGVASIEHGTFMSDQTMQMMKEYGVYLVPTITAGRSVADSAKIPGYYVPVVAEKAQRIGPVIQETFARAYRAGVPIAFGTDAGVFRHGRNALEFVYMVEAGMPPIEAIKAATYNAADLLGQLDNLGTLEPGKWADVIAVTRNPLEDIAALQNVSFVMKAGVIYKQNGQPVPQPVR from the coding sequence ATGCGCTGGTGCATTTTCCTGCTGCTACTCGGACTGGCCGCCGGCGTGCAGGCGCAGCCCGCTTCCGGCCGTCTGCTCGTGCATTGCGGCACGGTCATCGACCCCGGCGTCTCCCCGGAACCCATATCCGAGCGCACCATCATCGTGCGTGGTGAACGTATCGAAGCGGTGCAGTCCGGCTTTGTCACGCCGCAGGAAGGCGATCAGGTGGTCGATCTACGCCGGGCTTACTGCCTGCCCGGCCTGATCGACATGCACACGCACCTGTCGATGGAAAGCCGGAAAGGGGGCTACCTGGATCGGTTTCAGATGTCGCCCGCGCTGCAGGCGCTCCGGGCTTCGGTCTATGCCCGGCGTACGCTGATGGCGGGCTTCACCACGGTACGCGACGTGGGCGGTAACGAAGGGATCGATCTGGCGCTCCGGGATGCGATCAGCCAGGGCTGGATCGTCGGTCCCCGTATGTTCGTAGCGGGCAAAAGCCTGGCCATCATGGGCGGGCACGCCGATCCCACGAACGGCTTCCGCGAGGACATTCTGGGCATTCCGACCGAAGCCGAAGGGGTGGTCAATGGCGTGGCCAGCGCCCGCCGGGGTGCCCGGCTGGCCATCAAGCGCGGCGCCGACGTGATCAAGATCACGGCCACCGGGGGCGTGCTCTCGATCGCCCGGGACGGCTCCTCGCCGCAGTTCTTTGAAGACGAGATCCGGGCGATCGTCGAAGTGGCCCGCGACTTCGGGCTGAAAGTGGCCGCCCACGCGCACGGCGACGAAGGCATGCAGCGCGCCATCCGGGCCGGCGTGGCCTCCATTGAACACGGCACGTTCATGAGCGACCAGACCATGCAGATGATGAAGGAGTACGGCGTCTACCTGGTGCCGACGATCACGGCGGGCCGTAGCGTGGCCGACTCCGCCAAAATCCCCGGTTACTACGTGCCGGTGGTGGCCGAAAAGGCGCAGCGGATCGGACCGGTCATTCAGGAGACGTTCGCCCGAGCCTATCGGGCCGGCGTGCCCATCGCGTTCGGGACCGACGCGGGCGTCTTCCGCCACGGCCGCAACGCGCTGGAGTTCGTCTACATGGTCGAGGCCGGGATGCCGCCCATCGAGGCCATCAAGGCGGCCACCTACAATGCCGCCGACCTGCTGGGCCAGCTCGACAACCTCGGCACGCTCGAGCCCGGCAAATGGGCCGACGTGATCGCTGTCACGCGCAATCCGCTGGAAGACATTGCGGCGTTGCAGAACGTGTCGTTCGTGATGAAGGCGGGCGTCATCTACAAGCAGAACGGCCAGCCCGTCCCACAGCCCGTACGATAA
- a CDS encoding CBS domain-containing protein, which produces MRIAQLIQEGLQPLSPGDTVHRAREQMAAQRIRHLPVVDEAGELLGVVSDEQLRLVDDPNLPVAMLVRGTPVSVTPDLHVFDAARVVLQHGLTVLPVAESNHHYRGAVPAQHLLEQLIRMLSLHEPGAILELEIDARDYALSNLLYCVEQCDARVRALVVEPLDASESRFRVTLKLNVQDTARIRHVLEHRGFHVAAAYNEEDDEELRQRIEAFMRYLEV; this is translated from the coding sequence ATGCGGATTGCGCAACTGATTCAAGAAGGGTTGCAGCCCCTGAGCCCCGGTGACACCGTGCATCGGGCCCGGGAGCAGATGGCCGCGCAGCGGATACGGCACCTGCCGGTGGTCGACGAGGCGGGCGAACTGCTGGGCGTGGTCTCGGACGAACAGCTGCGTCTGGTGGACGACCCGAACCTGCCGGTGGCGATGCTGGTACGTGGTACGCCCGTTAGCGTTACGCCCGACCTGCACGTGTTCGACGCCGCCCGGGTGGTGCTGCAGCACGGGCTGACCGTACTCCCGGTCGCGGAGTCGAATCACCACTACCGGGGCGCCGTGCCGGCTCAGCATCTGCTGGAGCAGCTCATCCGGATGCTCTCGCTGCACGAGCCCGGGGCCATCCTGGAGCTGGAGATCGACGCCCGCGACTATGCACTCTCCAACCTGCTCTACTGCGTGGAGCAGTGCGATGCGCGCGTGCGGGCGCTGGTCGTCGAGCCGCTCGACGCTTCCGAGAGCCGCTTCCGCGTCACGCTCAAACTGAACGTGCAGGACACGGCCCGCATCCGCCATGTGCTGGAGCACCGCGGCTTCCACGTGGCGGCCGCCTACAACGAAGAGGACGACGAAGAACTCCGCCAGCGCATCGAAGCCTTCATGCGCTACCTGGAGGTCTGA
- the hflX gene encoding GTPase HflX produces MYTATAPRPETAILVGVVTPETTRWDVEDSLEELAQLARTAGAEVTDRVLQVLRRVHAATYVGRGKVEELKRLVAARKSDLVIFDDDLSPAQMRNLERALGCKLLDRTGLILDIFARRARTAVAKTQVELAQLEYMRTRLTRQWTHLSRQKGGIGTKGPGETQIETDRRLIARRIAVLRERLERIDRQRTTQRKKRQRYTRVSLVGYTNAGKSTLMNVLAGTNVLAEDRLFATLDATTRLVHLEPGKPVLLSDTVGFIRKLPHRLIESFKSTLDEVRESDVLLHLVDATHPRFEDHIQVVHETLAELGAADKPMLLVFNKIDRLADLGLLQALRAEYPEAVFISALRGIGLEELKRRLQERIEAEALELDVCVPLTEGRTLSYLYQVADVLEETYLYARNGHDETPLPAARLRLRVPVHRQAAVERLLMRFRSLQPLPDMAS; encoded by the coding sequence TTGTACACGGCCACAGCACCTCGTCCGGAAACCGCGATTCTGGTGGGCGTCGTAACGCCCGAGACGACGCGCTGGGATGTCGAGGATTCGCTGGAAGAACTGGCGCAGCTGGCCCGCACGGCGGGCGCCGAAGTGACCGATCGCGTGCTGCAGGTGCTCCGGCGCGTCCATGCCGCCACCTACGTCGGCCGCGGGAAGGTCGAAGAACTCAAACGCCTGGTGGCCGCGCGCAAGAGCGATCTGGTCATCTTCGACGACGACCTCTCGCCCGCGCAGATGCGCAACCTGGAACGGGCGCTGGGCTGTAAGCTGCTCGACCGCACCGGTCTGATCCTGGACATTTTCGCCCGGCGGGCCCGTACGGCCGTGGCCAAAACGCAGGTCGAGCTGGCCCAGCTCGAGTACATGCGCACGCGCCTGACGCGCCAGTGGACGCACCTGTCGCGCCAGAAAGGCGGGATCGGCACGAAAGGGCCGGGCGAAACCCAGATCGAAACGGACCGGCGGCTGATCGCCCGGCGTATCGCCGTGCTCCGGGAGCGTCTGGAACGGATCGACCGGCAGCGGACCACCCAGCGCAAAAAGCGCCAGCGCTATACCCGCGTGTCGCTGGTCGGCTACACAAACGCCGGAAAATCGACGCTGATGAACGTGCTGGCCGGCACCAATGTGCTGGCTGAGGACCGGCTCTTTGCCACGCTGGATGCCACTACCCGGCTGGTTCATCTGGAGCCGGGCAAGCCGGTGCTTCTGTCCGACACGGTCGGGTTCATTCGCAAGTTGCCGCACCGGCTCATCGAAAGCTTCAAGAGCACGCTCGACGAGGTGCGCGAAAGCGATGTGCTGCTCCACCTGGTGGATGCCACCCATCCGCGCTTCGAGGATCACATCCAGGTGGTGCACGAGACGCTGGCCGAGCTGGGCGCTGCCGACAAACCGATGCTTCTTGTGTTCAACAAAATAGACAGACTGGCCGATCTGGGGTTGCTGCAGGCGTTGCGGGCAGAATATCCCGAGGCCGTCTTCATCTCGGCGCTGCGCGGGATCGGCCTCGAAGAACTCAAGCGGCGGCTGCAGGAGCGCATCGAAGCCGAAGCGCTGGAGCTGGACGTCTGCGTGCCGCTGACCGAGGGGCGCACGCTTTCCTATCTCTACCAGGTGGCCGATGTGCTGGAAGAAACCTATCTCTACGCCCGCAACGGCCACGATGAGACGCCGCTACCGGCCGCACGGCTCCGGTTGCGCGTGCCGGTGCACCGACAGGCGGCCGTCGAACGCCTGCTGATGCGCTTCCGTTCGTTGCAACCGCTGCCGGATATGGCGTCGTAG
- a CDS encoding BatA domain-containing protein — MTFLNPLALLALAAAAIPILVHLFHFRRPQRVAFSSLAFLKELQQTALQRLRIRQWLLLLLRTLALVCLVLAFARPVVRGPLASWAGGGTPPVVGLVVDNSPSMAVRDAGGAYFAQARTIAAGILAQLDPDARVCLVPVAGAAMTPEPVPRDVAEEQLRLLTVQHGARTFAAALREAYACVQQVQAPAVLYAIGDLQASTLVDSLAQPVAEPLPALLIPVGGQTPANLAITAVRIVSRIIEQGQPVRIEVTLANFGTAAAEGVVATLSLEEQRVAQASVDLPPGGTARVTLTTTPARRGWLPGVVELLQPDALLEDNTRYLVLHVPEVRRLLLVAGAQARTDYLELALSPEIRQERVRFEITRIPEEALPATALDGYDVVGLVGLHDLSSGEVATLARYVAEGGGLLFFPGADGRLEDYRRLLEALEAGQVRGFVGNWNGTMPIATFDRMDLAHPLFEGLFVRLPGQRAIRTERPAVYFALNYAPGSGLEQTLIRLSNGLPLLQEVRHVAGRVLLWTTAPDPAWSELPLRGLFVPLLYRSVFYLAGSEEEAQDALTAGMPARIRLQTFPTDAVPELVGPDGQVYRAEPERQGGARWARFEPGPAQPGIYELRAGNQVVRRVAVNPAVAESDLRPEAPEAAVRRLQEQTGLSVTLLEVPEASPQAVAAALRQAQVGVELWNVLLGLALGLLVLEMLVALRTRIETVTAGNA, encoded by the coding sequence ATGACGTTTTTGAACCCGCTGGCGCTGCTGGCCCTGGCGGCGGCCGCCATTCCGATTCTGGTGCATCTGTTTCACTTTCGGCGGCCGCAGCGTGTGGCCTTCAGTTCGCTGGCTTTTCTGAAGGAACTGCAGCAGACGGCCCTGCAGCGGCTGCGCATTCGCCAGTGGCTCCTGTTGCTGCTGCGCACGCTGGCGCTGGTGTGCCTGGTGCTGGCGTTTGCCCGACCGGTCGTTCGTGGACCGCTGGCGTCCTGGGCCGGAGGCGGAACGCCCCCGGTCGTGGGACTGGTGGTGGACAATTCGCCCTCGATGGCCGTGCGGGATGCCGGCGGCGCCTATTTTGCGCAGGCCCGGACCATTGCCGCCGGCATTCTGGCGCAGCTCGATCCCGACGCCCGCGTCTGTCTGGTGCCGGTGGCCGGTGCGGCGATGACGCCGGAGCCGGTGCCGCGCGACGTGGCCGAAGAACAGCTGCGTCTGCTGACGGTTCAGCACGGTGCCCGGACGTTTGCGGCCGCGTTGCGCGAGGCCTACGCTTGCGTGCAACAGGTGCAGGCGCCGGCCGTGTTGTATGCGATCGGCGACCTGCAGGCTTCAACGCTGGTCGATTCGCTGGCCCAACCCGTTGCGGAGCCGCTGCCCGCGCTGCTGATTCCCGTCGGTGGCCAGACGCCCGCCAACCTGGCCATCACGGCCGTTCGAATCGTCAGCCGCATCATCGAACAGGGGCAGCCTGTCCGAATTGAAGTCACACTGGCGAATTTCGGAACGGCCGCCGCCGAGGGCGTAGTGGCGACGCTTTCGCTGGAGGAGCAGCGGGTGGCGCAGGCTTCGGTCGATCTACCGCCCGGCGGCACTGCCCGCGTCACGTTGACCACCACGCCGGCCCGTCGGGGCTGGCTGCCCGGCGTGGTGGAACTGCTCCAGCCCGATGCCCTGCTCGAAGACAACACGCGTTACCTGGTGCTGCACGTACCGGAAGTGCGGCGGCTGTTGCTGGTGGCCGGTGCGCAGGCCCGCACCGACTATCTGGAGCTGGCGCTTTCGCCGGAGATTCGTCAGGAGCGCGTGCGCTTCGAGATCACCCGGATCCCGGAGGAGGCGCTGCCGGCCACCGCGCTCGATGGCTACGATGTGGTGGGGCTGGTCGGCCTGCACGACCTTTCGAGTGGCGAGGTGGCGACGCTGGCCCGCTATGTGGCCGAGGGCGGCGGGCTGCTGTTTTTCCCGGGCGCCGACGGGCGACTGGAAGACTACCGGCGGCTGTTGGAGGCGCTGGAGGCCGGACAGGTGCGCGGGTTTGTTGGCAACTGGAACGGCACGATGCCGATCGCGACGTTCGATCGCATGGACCTGGCCCATCCGCTTTTTGAAGGGCTGTTCGTGCGACTGCCCGGCCAGCGCGCGATCCGGACCGAGCGCCCGGCCGTGTACTTCGCGTTGAACTATGCGCCCGGTAGCGGCCTGGAGCAGACGCTGATCCGGCTCAGCAACGGACTCCCTCTGCTGCAGGAGGTGCGGCACGTCGCAGGACGCGTGCTGCTCTGGACGACGGCCCCCGATCCGGCCTGGAGCGAGCTTCCGCTGCGCGGGCTGTTCGTGCCGTTGCTTTACCGATCGGTGTTCTACCTGGCGGGGAGCGAAGAAGAGGCGCAGGACGCGCTGACGGCCGGCATGCCCGCCCGCATCCGGCTCCAGACGTTTCCGACCGACGCCGTCCCGGAGCTGGTCGGGCCGGACGGACAGGTGTATCGGGCCGAGCCGGAGCGGCAGGGTGGGGCACGCTGGGCGCGCTTCGAGCCGGGTCCGGCGCAGCCGGGTATCTACGAGCTGCGGGCGGGCAACCAGGTGGTGCGACGTGTGGCGGTCAACCCGGCGGTGGCCGAATCGGACCTGCGGCCGGAAGCGCCCGAGGCGGCCGTGCGTCGCCTGCAGGAGCAGACTGGCCTGTCGGTGACGCTGCTGGAGGTGCCGGAGGCTTCGCCGCAGGCCGTCGCGGCGGCGCTTCGCCAGGCGCAGGTCGGCGTGGAACTCTGGAACGTCTTGCTGGGGCTGGCGTTGGGCCTTCTGGTACTGGAAATGCTGGTGGCACTCCGCACGCGAATCGAAACCGTAACTGCCGGCAACGCGTAG
- a CDS encoding methyltransferase domain-containing protein, translating into MDILNVLPEATFAALDDLLTFISIYDDRARTRAYLRLLRAHRRAIAGAVCVDAGCGMGYFSEELVRLGARRVYAVEANPHLYALASERLAAYSEVVCVHQEIQQFEPDEPVDVLVHEFFGPLLYDEDLHVLEALRFRPRLVLPDRAVLMGGLTWIEQVADETVTPAVVRRLEGALVSGLFDEGDLPLQFPVARWAFGQAEREVVCDLSGREGDLLYLGLQIYHGDRLICQAGRCPNWPYVWTPRMGNRFRLRFVPAERGAEVHFAWL; encoded by the coding sequence ATGGATATTCTCAACGTCCTGCCCGAAGCGACGTTTGCCGCGCTGGACGATCTGCTGACGTTCATCAGCATCTACGACGATCGAGCGCGCACGCGCGCCTACCTGCGACTGCTGCGGGCGCACCGCCGCGCCATCGCCGGGGCCGTATGCGTCGATGCGGGCTGTGGAATGGGATACTTTAGCGAGGAACTGGTGCGCCTGGGCGCCCGACGAGTCTATGCGGTCGAGGCCAACCCCCACCTGTACGCGCTGGCTTCGGAACGACTGGCCGCCTACTCGGAGGTGGTCTGCGTTCATCAGGAAATCCAGCAGTTCGAGCCGGACGAGCCCGTCGATGTGCTCGTCCACGAATTCTTCGGGCCGCTGCTCTACGACGAAGACCTGCACGTGCTCGAAGCGCTCCGTTTTCGTCCCCGCCTCGTGTTGCCGGATCGAGCCGTGCTGATGGGCGGGTTGACCTGGATCGAGCAGGTGGCCGACGAAACCGTTACGCCGGCTGTCGTGCGCCGCCTCGAAGGAGCGCTGGTGTCGGGGCTTTTCGACGAAGGGGATCTGCCGCTGCAGTTTCCGGTCGCCCGCTGGGCGTTCGGACAGGCCGAGCGCGAGGTCGTGTGTGATCTGAGCGGCCGAGAGGGCGACCTGCTGTACCTGGGGCTTCAGATCTACCACGGCGACCGGCTGATCTGCCAGGCCGGGCGTTGTCCGAACTGGCCCTATGTGTGGACGCCGCGCATGGGCAATCGCTTCCGGCTGCGCTTCGTGCCTGCCGAGCGCGGCGCCGAGGTGCATTTCGCCTGGCTGTAA
- a CDS encoding HDOD domain-containing protein, producing MTPTALTPSEHIPTLTDLELECPPLPQTLLEAILLMERPEPPEPEEVEAMLQHDPAAVARLLRVANSAYYGLRGRIGDVRHAIVVLGPPAVVGMVMSMGMLSMKSAFDARTAAPFLNLVRHCAATAYLARLLIQRAPRPGDWRPESAYTAGLLHDFAKLLLLYNKPDAALAAFQPGAGPRTPEEQEAVFGYSLEVITQALALHMKLPEPLFRALMDLYGEGRGDGVAATPGALLRVASLGATWLDYGFDEPLRREEEPLDAD from the coding sequence ATGACTCCGACCGCACTCACTCCTTCAGAGCATATCCCGACGCTGACCGACCTGGAGCTGGAGTGTCCCCCGCTTCCGCAGACGCTGCTGGAAGCCATTCTGCTCATGGAACGACCGGAGCCGCCCGAGCCTGAGGAGGTCGAAGCCATGCTGCAGCACGATCCGGCAGCGGTAGCCCGCCTGCTGCGCGTGGCCAACTCGGCCTATTACGGACTCCGGGGACGCATCGGCGACGTGCGCCATGCGATCGTCGTGCTGGGGCCGCCCGCCGTAGTCGGGATGGTCATGAGCATGGGCATGCTCTCGATGAAGAGCGCCTTCGATGCCCGGACGGCCGCGCCGTTTCTGAATCTGGTGCGCCATTGCGCGGCCACCGCCTACCTGGCCCGTTTGCTCATTCAGCGCGCACCCCGGCCGGGCGACTGGCGGCCGGAGTCGGCCTACACGGCCGGACTGCTGCACGACTTTGCCAAACTTCTGCTGCTTTACAACAAGCCCGACGCGGCACTGGCCGCCTTCCAGCCGGGCGCCGGTCCACGTACGCCCGAAGAACAGGAGGCCGTCTTTGGCTACAGCCTGGAGGTGATCACCCAGGCGCTGGCACTGCACATGAAACTACCCGAGCCGCTCTTCCGGGCGCTGATGGACCTGTACGGCGAAGGACGCGGCGACGGCGTGGCCGCCACCCCGGGCGCACTGCTGCGGGTGGCCAGCCTGGGCGCTACCTGGCTGGACTATGGCTTCGACGAACCGCTCCGCAGGGAAGAAGAACCGCTGGACGCCGACTGA